In Candidatus Nitronauta litoralis, one DNA window encodes the following:
- the lpxK gene encoding tetraacyldisaccharide 4'-kinase: MSLESLFHQVTSPKRSFYLAPMYWILCWVSWAYALVQKIRARCYARGLMPSKKLNVPVVSVGNLTLGGTGKTPTVLWLAGVLEKMGRKPAILSRGYGGEAQDNINVVSDGKSLLLDPASGGDEPVMLARRLLTVPVLSGRRRHPLGVHAEQEFGANVMILDDGYQHLALQRDLNILLIDHRSPLGNGQVFPAGMLREPYGDAAHRADAVIVTRSREGEPDLDVKKLLGIDRPVMKTRMVPGRLVNLEDGEAIDWPGFQNKSVAAFCGIAQPQDFFETLIGAGIEVVVKQEFPDHFDYQGPYLDELMEAAQSKGAAAVLTTEKDAVKLEGRTFPLPVWYMEMRIEFVEGEEELLELIKGLVHG, translated from the coding sequence ATGAGCCTCGAATCCCTTTTTCATCAGGTCACTTCCCCAAAGCGCTCTTTTTACCTGGCTCCCATGTATTGGATCTTGTGCTGGGTGTCCTGGGCATATGCCCTCGTCCAGAAAATCAGAGCCAGGTGTTATGCACGCGGCCTGATGCCTTCCAAAAAATTGAATGTCCCTGTCGTCAGCGTGGGAAACCTCACCCTGGGCGGTACCGGTAAAACCCCAACCGTGTTGTGGCTGGCGGGGGTGCTGGAAAAGATGGGCCGGAAACCGGCGATATTGAGCCGGGGCTATGGCGGGGAAGCCCAGGACAATATAAATGTTGTATCAGATGGGAAATCACTTCTGCTCGATCCCGCAAGCGGAGGGGATGAGCCGGTGATGCTGGCGCGTCGTTTATTAACGGTGCCGGTGCTTTCCGGGCGCAGACGTCACCCGCTGGGTGTTCATGCCGAGCAGGAGTTTGGCGCCAATGTGATGATCCTCGACGACGGGTATCAGCATCTGGCGCTCCAACGCGATCTCAATATCCTGTTGATAGACCATCGTTCACCCCTGGGTAACGGGCAAGTGTTTCCAGCCGGGATGCTTAGAGAACCCTATGGTGATGCAGCGCATCGTGCGGATGCGGTGATCGTCACCCGTAGTCGCGAAGGAGAGCCCGACCTGGATGTGAAGAAGTTGCTGGGCATTGACCGGCCCGTAATGAAAACGCGCATGGTGCCGGGTCGGTTGGTGAACCTTGAAGACGGCGAGGCAATTGACTGGCCAGGGTTTCAAAACAAAAGTGTGGCTGCGTTTTGCGGCATAGCGCAGCCTCAGGATTTTTTCGAGACATTAATCGGGGCGGGGATTGAAGTCGTCGTAAAGCAGGAGTTTCCAGATCATTTTGACTATCAGGGGCCGTATCTGGATGAACTGATGGAGGCGGCACAATCGAAAGGGGCGGCGGCTGTGCTCACCACGGAAAAAGATGCGGTCAAACTTGAAGGTAGAACGTTTCCTCTACCGGTCTGGTACATGGAGATGCGAATCGAGTTTGTAGAGGGTGAAGAGGAGTTGCTGGAATTGATAAAGGGGCTGGTGCATGGCTAA
- a CDS encoding isoprenylcysteine carboxylmethyltransferase family protein produces MKELALNILVPSLYPLGLAVLWLGPLHFGFGHDAIVIVGLVSGLSGIIIWITSMLHLGKSFAVLPGSNQLVKRGIYSRLRHPIYLGINMTFLGMTLCAGSSWGLAYVVGIILPLNFIRARLEDRALETRFGDSYNEWKKTTWF; encoded by the coding sequence ATGAAAGAACTGGCGCTCAACATTCTGGTGCCGTCCCTTTATCCACTGGGTCTCGCAGTGCTGTGGTTGGGGCCATTGCATTTTGGTTTTGGTCACGATGCAATAGTCATTGTTGGATTAGTGTCGGGCTTAAGCGGGATCATCATCTGGATCACGTCGATGCTGCATCTTGGGAAATCCTTTGCCGTGCTCCCGGGAAGCAATCAACTGGTGAAGCGGGGTATCTATAGCAGGTTGCGCCACCCGATTTACCTCGGTATCAATATGACGTTTCTTGGCATGACCCTGTGTGCTGGTTCAAGCTGGGGGTTGGCCTATGTGGTGGGAATTATATTACCCTTGAACTTTATTCGTGCCCGCCTGGAAGATCGTGCCCTCGAGACCCGGTTTGGTGACTCGTATAATGAGTGGAAAAAAACGACATGGTTCTAG
- a CDS encoding PDZ domain-containing protein → MKVLLAVLTFCLFVASCSVTMANDEQSFQKLPNWRKPEISNLNNKEKSDQLLGISVSFDDSLESSYQPRAWLGVSIGPASSATDPDLFALKVLKVFPQSPAEQAGFQTGDLIVGLQGEKLSKGSFDSLSHQFRKQISEVKVGGSVRLQVERNKKPFSLKIQLEARPEIRTALDSKVKEANSVDKEGKSLLSHLLNSSGKLSEFNKNLRAFGQRADEVVSTAVKGETFNPFRLNLITSLIHRPLALPAVGDSLIGDLYSAWQENQLNLSHLIEQGSESLDYTLPAENTISENSPQTFTQYLDRLVKKLTDVQKRYRKVIGNLSPNEITRLENWFQKWMASLDREEEELTPKQKEKSETLTLDLLAIALKVDVQGILALAQELAEVLDIPRIQKLANTRSQTIHYPEGWTADPQKDRTLFHTPAGLVVIGNEGSNVYRDDAVLILDLGGNDIYRNHAGGARPGLPFSIVIDLAGNDRYLSDESFSQGAGFLGVGFLIDLEGDDFYQAGALAQGNGIFGSGLLVDLEGRDHYRCQAFCQASAAWGIGMLIDEKGYDAYSTDLYAQGFGFVKGFGALLDRAGNDHYFAGGRVKDFRQPDKATQSMAQGFGLGLRPWESVAGASGGIGILSDAGGNDVYAADYFAQGSSYWLALGILHDASGHDQYIAGRYAQGAGVHYSLGLLTDNEGDDQYSAHFGVSQGCGHDFAAGFLMDYEGDDRYLSGVLAQGVGNANGLGMLVDTGGRDEYFVKSEGQGRGHFEPLREMGSFGFLIDTGGGEDQYSAGAVNDQSVVNNKFGFTADIN, encoded by the coding sequence ATGAAAGTTTTGTTGGCAGTTCTAACCTTTTGTCTGTTTGTGGCTAGTTGTTCGGTCACTATGGCTAACGATGAACAATCGTTTCAAAAGCTACCCAATTGGCGAAAACCCGAAATTTCTAATCTCAATAATAAAGAAAAGTCAGATCAACTATTAGGAATATCGGTTTCTTTTGATGATTCCCTGGAAAGTTCATATCAACCCCGGGCCTGGCTTGGGGTTTCCATTGGTCCTGCCTCGTCGGCCACAGACCCCGATTTGTTCGCACTAAAGGTATTGAAAGTGTTTCCTCAATCTCCAGCCGAGCAAGCTGGTTTCCAAACAGGTGACCTTATTGTCGGCTTGCAGGGAGAAAAACTAAGCAAGGGCAGTTTCGATTCCCTGTCACATCAATTCAGAAAGCAAATTTCAGAGGTGAAGGTTGGGGGTTCTGTTCGTCTTCAGGTTGAGCGAAATAAAAAACCTTTTTCTCTAAAGATCCAACTTGAGGCAAGGCCAGAAATCAGGACCGCATTGGACTCTAAAGTAAAAGAAGCTAATTCGGTTGATAAGGAGGGCAAATCTCTATTGAGTCATCTGCTGAATTCTTCAGGAAAGCTGTCGGAGTTTAATAAAAACTTAAGAGCTTTTGGCCAGAGGGCGGACGAGGTGGTCAGCACTGCGGTCAAAGGGGAAACATTCAATCCGTTTCGTTTAAATCTCATCACTTCCCTGATTCACCGCCCGTTGGCGTTGCCTGCCGTCGGGGACTCCTTGATTGGCGATCTCTATTCGGCATGGCAAGAGAACCAGCTCAATCTCTCTCACCTGATTGAACAGGGTTCTGAATCCCTCGACTACACATTGCCTGCTGAGAACACCATTTCAGAAAATTCACCCCAAACGTTCACTCAATACCTTGACCGCCTTGTAAAAAAACTGACCGATGTCCAAAAGCGTTACCGGAAAGTGATCGGAAACCTCAGTCCGAATGAAATCACTCGACTGGAAAACTGGTTTCAAAAGTGGATGGCCTCGCTCGACCGCGAGGAGGAAGAACTTACGCCGAAGCAAAAAGAAAAATCAGAAACCCTGACGCTTGATTTGCTGGCGATAGCTTTAAAAGTCGATGTGCAGGGCATTCTGGCACTCGCACAGGAACTGGCAGAGGTTCTTGATATTCCCCGAATCCAGAAACTCGCGAACACCCGTTCCCAAACCATCCATTACCCGGAAGGGTGGACCGCAGATCCACAAAAAGATCGGACCTTGTTCCATACTCCGGCGGGTCTGGTGGTTATCGGCAATGAAGGTTCCAATGTTTACCGCGATGACGCAGTCCTGATCCTCGATCTCGGTGGGAATGACATTTATCGCAACCATGCCGGTGGGGCGCGACCCGGCCTTCCCTTCTCTATTGTGATCGACCTGGCTGGAAATGACCGCTATTTATCCGATGAATCGTTCTCACAGGGCGCAGGGTTCCTCGGTGTCGGATTCCTGATCGATCTTGAAGGCGATGATTTTTATCAAGCCGGTGCCCTGGCCCAGGGCAATGGAATATTTGGTTCCGGATTGCTGGTCGACCTTGAGGGGCGCGACCATTACCGCTGTCAGGCATTCTGCCAGGCATCGGCAGCGTGGGGGATCGGCATGCTGATAGATGAAAAAGGTTACGACGCTTATTCTACAGACCTTTACGCGCAAGGGTTTGGGTTCGTCAAAGGTTTCGGCGCCTTGCTGGATCGTGCGGGTAACGATCATTATTTTGCTGGGGGACGGGTGAAAGACTTCCGCCAGCCTGACAAGGCAACGCAATCCATGGCTCAGGGGTTTGGTTTGGGGCTTCGACCCTGGGAATCGGTCGCAGGTGCTTCGGGAGGAATTGGAATATTGTCCGATGCCGGAGGTAACGATGTCTATGCCGCCGATTACTTTGCTCAGGGCTCGAGTTACTGGCTGGCATTGGGTATTCTGCACGATGCGTCGGGCCACGATCAATACATTGCGGGTCGTTATGCTCAGGGAGCCGGGGTTCATTATTCACTGGGCTTGCTGACGGATAATGAAGGTGATGACCAATACAGTGCCCACTTCGGTGTTTCACAGGGATGCGGTCACGATTTCGCGGCAGGGTTTTTGATGGACTATGAAGGAGACGATCGTTACCTCAGTGGAGTGTTGGCTCAGGGTGTGGGCAATGCCAACGGACTCGGTATGCTGGTAGACACCGGTGGTCGCGATGAATATTTTGTAAAATCGGAAGGACAGGGTCGCGGGCATTTCGAACCTCTGCGCGAAATGGGCAGTTTTGGTTTTTTGATCGATACAGGCGGAGGGGAGGATCAATACAGTGCAGGTGCCGTAAATGATCAGTCGGTGGTCAACAATAAATTTGGTTTTACAGCGGATATCAACTGA
- a CDS encoding amidohydrolase family protein, translating to MKRILFGQLVTMAEEPDAPPLENGELLIDGENIVAINSQPSESFSGETIDLSDSLILPGFVNAHCHLSLSGLKGKIPQGLKFVNWIRQVVKLNTALPFTERAREMQIAAQEMLASGVTTLVDYFSHPELLPEYAQLPFRQVLLYEVLGFQKSKAEENVRRVESLLKEHTGHDGKIQLGLAPHAPYSVAPELYEKLIELAEKYQCLWSCHVAEVAEEQEFLETGKGPFRDLLEERGVWEETWNPPGVSPVKYLDEMDVLENMQAVHLNKMDEQDIHLLKRNNASAVFCPGSTRWFGRARYIPVRELLDAGIPVGLGTDSYASNDGLNFLREIRLAGAMLPDVSRAEILWMATVGGALASGISGGELVMGARADLIVFRLKNKSRIWWDTIFDQIGEGPDRVFMAGSA from the coding sequence ATGAAACGCATTTTGTTCGGGCAGCTAGTGACTATGGCGGAGGAACCGGACGCTCCTCCCCTTGAAAACGGAGAGCTGTTAATTGATGGTGAAAATATTGTGGCCATCAACTCACAGCCTTCCGAAAGCTTTTCAGGTGAGACCATTGATTTATCCGACAGCCTCATCCTGCCCGGATTTGTAAACGCGCATTGCCATTTGTCGCTCTCCGGACTGAAAGGAAAAATTCCCCAAGGTTTGAAATTCGTCAACTGGATCAGACAGGTTGTGAAGTTAAACACTGCACTTCCTTTTACCGAGCGCGCCAGAGAAATGCAGATAGCTGCGCAGGAGATGCTGGCATCAGGGGTCACCACTTTGGTTGACTATTTTTCCCATCCTGAACTACTGCCCGAATACGCACAACTTCCTTTTCGGCAGGTTTTGCTTTACGAGGTGCTGGGGTTTCAAAAGAGCAAGGCAGAGGAGAACGTGCGTCGAGTCGAATCCCTGTTAAAAGAACACACCGGACATGATGGAAAAATCCAATTGGGTCTGGCTCCACATGCACCTTATTCGGTGGCACCGGAGTTGTATGAAAAGTTGATTGAACTGGCTGAAAAATACCAGTGTCTCTGGTCATGCCACGTGGCAGAAGTAGCGGAGGAGCAGGAGTTTTTGGAAACTGGAAAAGGTCCGTTTCGCGATTTACTTGAGGAACGTGGGGTCTGGGAAGAAACCTGGAACCCTCCGGGTGTTTCCCCGGTGAAGTATCTGGATGAGATGGATGTCCTTGAAAATATGCAGGCGGTCCACCTTAATAAAATGGATGAACAGGATATTCATTTGCTGAAAAGAAATAATGCCAGTGCTGTGTTTTGCCCTGGCTCCACACGCTGGTTCGGGCGCGCGCGATACATTCCGGTGCGCGAACTGCTGGATGCCGGGATTCCGGTTGGGCTGGGCACGGATTCTTATGCCAGCAATGATGGATTGAATTTTTTAAGAGAGATCCGGTTGGCGGGTGCGATGCTGCCAGATGTTTCGCGGGCAGAAATTTTATGGATGGCAACAGTGGGTGGTGCGTTGGCCTCCGGAATATCAGGAGGGGAACTGGTGATGGGTGCCCGGGCCGATTTGATTGTTTTTCGGTTAAAGAATAAGTCCAGGATTTGGTGGGATACCATTTTTGATCAGATCGGCGAGGGCCCTGATAGAGTATTTATGGCCGGAAGCGCATAA
- a CDS encoding response regulator, producing MTDPQTILIVDDEKQNVKLLNAFLRPMGYRLLIANNGREAIDVVKHEDIDLIILDINMPVLSGIEVCKILKNDPKYQLIPIILVSALNGQEVRIEGIDVGAIEFISKPVDLKELEVRVKSSLKLKKLTDHLESAEEVLIALAAAVAARDDYTGEHVDRVTATALAIGKSMNLSPEDLEGLRKGARLHDVGKIGIPDKILLKPGKLDDEEFNTIKQHSRIGYDLCRGLKTIGKGLDLVLMHHEKLDGSGYPRGLLGKDICLPVRILTVADIFDALTSTRAYRNSLSLEQSFEILFKQVEENKIDGDVFGTLRSLCEKGAEFCLAS from the coding sequence ATGACGGATCCCCAGACCATTTTGATTGTTGATGATGAAAAGCAGAATGTAAAATTATTGAATGCGTTTTTGCGTCCAATGGGATACCGATTGTTGATTGCAAATAATGGTCGGGAAGCGATCGATGTAGTCAAACATGAGGATATTGATTTAATCATCCTTGATATAAATATGCCGGTACTATCCGGAATCGAAGTATGTAAAATTCTTAAAAATGACCCTAAATACCAACTCATTCCAATCATTCTGGTTTCGGCGCTCAATGGTCAGGAAGTAAGGATTGAAGGTATTGATGTGGGGGCCATTGAGTTTATTTCCAAACCAGTAGACCTCAAAGAATTAGAAGTGAGAGTAAAAAGTTCGTTAAAATTAAAAAAATTAACGGACCATCTGGAGTCTGCTGAGGAGGTATTGATTGCGCTGGCAGCGGCAGTTGCGGCCCGTGACGACTACACCGGGGAGCATGTCGATCGGGTAACGGCAACTGCCTTGGCCATTGGAAAAAGCATGAACCTGAGTCCTGAAGATTTGGAAGGCCTCAGAAAGGGGGCACGGCTTCATGATGTGGGTAAAATTGGGATCCCCGACAAAATTCTGTTAAAGCCGGGAAAACTTGATGATGAAGAGTTTAATACAATCAAACAGCACTCCAGGATCGGGTATGATTTGTGCCGGGGACTCAAAACTATTGGCAAGGGACTGGATTTGGTATTAATGCATCATGAAAAACTCGATGGCAGTGGATACCCTCGGGGTTTACTTGGTAAGGACATTTGTCTTCCCGTAAGAATTTTAACTGTGGCTGATATTTTTGATGCGCTCACTTCAACTCGGGCTTACCGGAACAGCCTGAGCCTGGAGCAATCTTTTGAAATATTATTCAAACAGGTTGAGGAAAATAAAATCGACGGAGATGTTTTCGGAACATTGAGATCACTTTGTGAAAAGGGCGCAGAATTCTGCCTGGCAAGTTAA
- a CDS encoding HD domain-containing protein yields the protein MKKKSSFRLIDKEFLNRKDNQAFSIYVKEKLGGGEKFVLFADHSKQHQNKIKMLLSTGCLEQKIYIHVDDRNAYFKQMSQHLKVLSQKNLISRKMATKKLFLAARELVGDIYEEGPSKIMGDTANVVVTTMRGLFSESDVKFETMAKQVANDITSYTHSVNVAFYSLAYGTHVGLKPTELHSLGIGALFHDIGLFSVPKEVISKEGLYHDFGVLPSLSANKNLNQEDVLHLKNHPIEGKKLLAKLNRYPDSVLDIVEQHHESWDGSGYPKKLVGKQISPLARICKIADSFDTLRNPRTYRPKNYSPFETLNIMVNDLKGQFEPGVLKTFIQIMGSS from the coding sequence ATGAAGAAGAAATCATCTTTTCGTTTGATCGACAAGGAATTCCTCAACAGGAAAGACAATCAGGCTTTTTCTATCTATGTGAAGGAAAAGCTAGGGGGTGGGGAAAAGTTTGTCCTGTTCGCGGATCATTCCAAACAGCACCAGAATAAAATCAAAATGCTGCTAAGCACCGGGTGCCTGGAACAAAAAATTTATATCCATGTTGACGACCGCAATGCCTATTTCAAACAAATGTCACAACATTTAAAAGTCCTTTCCCAGAAAAATCTGATCTCGCGCAAAATGGCAACCAAAAAACTATTTTTAGCGGCCCGGGAACTTGTTGGGGACATTTACGAGGAGGGCCCTTCGAAAATTATGGGGGACACCGCTAATGTGGTGGTGACTACGATGCGAGGCCTTTTTTCCGAATCGGATGTCAAATTTGAAACAATGGCCAAGCAAGTGGCCAACGACATCACCTCCTACACGCACAGCGTAAATGTCGCTTTCTACAGTCTGGCCTATGGAACCCACGTGGGACTGAAACCTACTGAACTCCACTCGCTGGGAATCGGTGCCTTGTTTCACGATATTGGATTGTTCTCGGTTCCAAAAGAGGTGATCTCAAAAGAGGGTTTGTACCACGACTTTGGAGTTCTGCCGAGCCTGTCTGCCAACAAAAACCTGAATCAAGAGGACGTGTTGCATTTAAAAAACCATCCTATTGAAGGAAAGAAATTGCTGGCTAAATTAAACAGGTACCCGGATTCGGTATTGGATATTGTGGAGCAGCACCACGAAAGCTGGGATGGAAGCGGCTACCCCAAAAAACTTGTGGGAAAACAGATCTCCCCGCTTGCCAGGATTTGTAAAATTGCCGACTCGTTTGATACGTTGAGGAATCCCCGTACCTATCGGCCGAAAAACTACAGCCCTTTTGAAACTCTCAATATTATGGTGAACGATTTAAAGGGGCAGTTTGAACCTGGCGTCCTGAAAACTTTTATACAAATAATGGGGTCTTCTTAG
- the rpmG gene encoding 50S ribosomal protein L33 translates to MRDIIQLACGECKRRNYSTTKNKKKTTSRLEFSKFCRFCRKHTPHKETK, encoded by the coding sequence ATGAGAGATATCATTCAATTGGCCTGCGGTGAATGTAAACGCCGCAATTACTCCACGACGAAAAATAAAAAGAAAACCACGTCGCGGCTGGAATTTAGTAAGTTTTGTCGTTTTTGTCGGAAGCACACCCCTCATAAAGAAACGAAGTGA
- the secE gene encoding preprotein translocase subunit SecE: MFGKAIEFLTGVRQEVKRVTWPSRREALGGTGVVLFVVFLFSVFLGIVDTILGKIIESLIAG; this comes from the coding sequence ATGTTTGGCAAGGCAATTGAATTTTTGACTGGGGTCAGGCAGGAGGTCAAGCGGGTGACTTGGCCCTCTCGTCGTGAAGCTCTTGGTGGAACAGGGGTGGTTTTGTTTGTTGTCTTTCTGTTCTCGGTGTTTCTTGGAATTGTGGACACCATATTGGGGAAAATAATTGAGTCTCTCATCGCAGGTTGA
- the nusG gene encoding transcription termination/antitermination factor NusG: MEWYVIHTYSGYENKVKASLEERFAHSGVREKLGQVVIPTEEVIEIRGGKKKITSRKFFPGYVLIQVDMDQDIWYLIKNTPKVTGFPGGAQPVPLTEEEVKSVLEQMAGESTRPKPKFSFEKGESVRVIEGPFMNFNGVVEEVHPEKGKVKVMVSIFGRATPVELEFPQVEKV, encoded by the coding sequence ATGGAATGGTATGTGATTCATACCTATTCCGGGTATGAGAACAAGGTAAAGGCCAGTCTCGAGGAGCGGTTTGCGCACTCCGGTGTGCGTGAAAAGCTGGGGCAGGTTGTGATTCCCACTGAAGAGGTGATCGAGATCCGCGGTGGGAAAAAGAAGATCACCTCCCGGAAGTTTTTCCCGGGATATGTTCTGATTCAAGTCGATATGGATCAGGATATCTGGTACCTGATTAAAAATACTCCGAAAGTCACCGGGTTTCCCGGCGGTGCGCAGCCCGTGCCTTTGACCGAGGAGGAAGTGAAAAGTGTTCTCGAGCAGATGGCGGGCGAATCGACACGGCCGAAGCCGAAATTTTCGTTTGAGAAGGGTGAAAGTGTGCGGGTGATTGAGGGTCCGTTCATGAACTTCAATGGTGTGGTTGAGGAAGTTCATCCGGAAAAAGGCAAGGTCAAGGTCATGGTATCGATTTTTGGTCGGGCCACACCTGTGGAATTGGAGTTCCCGCAAGTCGAAAAGGTTTAG
- the rplK gene encoding 50S ribosomal protein L11 encodes MATKKKITSLIKLQIPGGQANPSPPVGPALGQAGVNIMDFCKAFNAATQADTGTLIPVVITVYEDRSFSFITKQPPASALIKQAAGIAKGSSNPSRESVGELTRDQVKQIAEKKMPDLNAYDVEGAMKIIEGSANSMGIKVKD; translated from the coding sequence ATGGCGACCAAAAAGAAAATAACATCACTGATTAAATTACAGATTCCAGGTGGGCAGGCTAATCCTTCTCCTCCTGTTGGTCCCGCGCTCGGTCAGGCCGGGGTCAATATCATGGATTTCTGTAAGGCGTTTAATGCGGCAACCCAGGCGGATACCGGGACCTTGATTCCGGTGGTTATTACGGTTTATGAGGACCGTTCCTTCAGTTTCATAACCAAGCAGCCGCCGGCAAGTGCGCTGATCAAGCAGGCCGCAGGTATTGCCAAGGGATCCTCCAATCCAAGTCGTGAGTCGGTGGGGGAGCTCACCCGTGATCAGGTGAAGCAGATTGCTGAAAAGAAAATGCCCGACTTGAACGCCTATGATGTTGAAGGGGCGATGAAGATTATTGAGGGTTCAGCCAACAGTATGGGAATCAAGGTTAAGGATTAA
- a CDS encoding 50S ribosomal protein L1 yields MAKYSKSYRAASEKVDRDKRYELAEALTLCKEGVKTKYDQSVDVAVRLGVDPRKADQNIRGSVVLPKGTGKTFRILVFAKGEKEIEAKNAGVDFVGGEDLVAKIQGGWTDFDRVIATPDMMGLVGRLGKVLGPRGLMPNPKTGTVTFDIQQAVDQIKAGKVDFRVDKGGIVHAPIGKLSFSADDLAENFKELMSALVKMKPATSKGTYVQSVALSSTMGVGIKIAYSPN; encoded by the coding sequence ATGGCTAAATACTCGAAAAGTTATCGCGCCGCCTCAGAGAAAGTGGACCGCGACAAGCGTTACGAGCTTGCAGAAGCTCTCACTCTTTGTAAAGAGGGGGTTAAAACCAAGTACGACCAGTCGGTTGATGTTGCGGTGCGTTTGGGGGTTGATCCTCGCAAGGCTGATCAAAACATTCGCGGCAGCGTTGTGCTTCCCAAAGGGACTGGAAAAACTTTCCGTATCCTGGTGTTTGCAAAGGGTGAAAAGGAAATCGAAGCTAAAAATGCAGGCGTGGATTTTGTCGGCGGTGAAGATCTGGTGGCAAAAATTCAAGGCGGTTGGACCGATTTTGATCGTGTCATTGCGACCCCTGACATGATGGGGCTGGTGGGGCGGTTGGGAAAGGTGCTTGGGCCACGGGGATTGATGCCGAACCCCAAGACCGGGACCGTGACTTTTGACATTCAGCAGGCGGTTGATCAGATCAAGGCGGGTAAGGTTGATTTCCGTGTTGATAAAGGTGGGATAGTGCATGCGCCGATCGGCAAGCTCAGTTTTTCTGCCGATGATCTGGCTGAAAATTTTAAGGAATTGATGTCGGCGCTAGTGAAGATGAAGCCCGCCACCAGCAAAGGTACTTATGTTCAGAGTGTTGCCCTGTCGAGCACGATGGGTGTGGGAATCAAAATCGCGTATTCGCCTAATTAA
- a CDS encoding 50S ribosomal protein L10, translating to MPTPAKKESIDSLNKVFASAKSALLTNYQGIPATEMTRLRRHLKDRQLDFWVIKNTFAQKAAKGTDFEGQEESFKGPMSLLVSYDDVVAPAKALKDFKKEGAEKIPEVLFGVVEGKPVSADQVKALADLPSKEQLISQMLSVMQGPTRNFVGVLSGVTRDFVGVLSAIKDKKESGA from the coding sequence GTGCCAACGCCAGCTAAGAAAGAATCGATCGATAGCCTGAATAAAGTGTTCGCGTCCGCGAAATCAGCGTTGCTGACAAACTATCAGGGGATACCGGCAACAGAAATGACCCGGCTGCGTCGTCATTTAAAGGACCGTCAGCTGGATTTCTGGGTTATCAAAAATACCTTTGCGCAGAAAGCTGCAAAGGGAACGGATTTCGAAGGTCAGGAAGAAAGTTTCAAGGGGCCCATGTCACTTCTGGTCAGTTATGACGATGTCGTGGCCCCGGCTAAAGCGTTAAAGGATTTTAAAAAAGAGGGTGCCGAGAAAATACCAGAAGTGTTGTTTGGTGTCGTTGAAGGCAAGCCGGTCAGTGCGGACCAGGTGAAAGCGCTGGCGGATCTGCCCTCTAAAGAACAGCTTATTTCGCAGATGTTGTCAGTTATGCAGGGGCCAACTCGAAACTTTGTCGGTGTGCTCTCTGGTGTGACCCGTGATTTTGTCGGCGTGTTGTCTGCGATCAAGGATAAAAAAGAAAGCGGCGCGTGA
- the rplL gene encoding 50S ribosomal protein L7/L12 produces the protein MAVTKEDVITFIDSMSVLEMSEFVKELEDKYGVTAAAPMAMMAPGGGGDAGGGEEKTEFDVVLTAGGDKKIQVIKVVREITSLGLKDAKDLVDSAPKPIKEAVKKEEAEEIKKKIEEVGGTVEIK, from the coding sequence ATGGCCGTCACGAAAGAAGACGTCATTACTTTTATTGACAGTATGTCCGTCCTTGAGATGTCTGAGTTTGTCAAGGAATTGGAAGATAAATACGGTGTAACTGCAGCTGCGCCCATGGCAATGATGGCGCCAGGCGGCGGTGGAGACGCTGGTGGTGGTGAAGAGAAGACTGAATTTGATGTTGTCCTTACCGCTGGTGGTGACAAGAAAATCCAGGTGATCAAAGTGGTTCGTGAGATCACAAGTCTGGGGCTTAAAGATGCTAAAGATCTTGTAGATAGCGCTCCAAAGCCAATCAAGGAAGCTGTAAAAAAAGAAGAAGCGGAAGAAATCAAAAAGAAAATCGAGGAGGTTGGCGGTACCGTCGAGATCAAGTGA